ATATTATGGGTCCATGGTCAGAGCCTGTTTATTTGAATAGTAGTGGCTTCGACCCATCATTGTTTCATGATGATGACGGAAAGAAATGGTTACTAAATATGGTGTGGGATCATCGACAGGGCAAAAATCCTTTTCATGGAATCGTTATGCAACAGTATTCAGAAGAAGAGCAAAAGCTAATAGGTCCAACCCGTCAAATCTTTAAAGGAACAAATCTTGGTTGCACTGAAGCCCCTCATATGTATAAAAAAGATGATTATTATTATTTAATGGTAGCCGAAGGTGGAACGGGGTACGAGCATGCTGTTACAATTGCTCGTTCGAAATCTTTACTAGGGGAGTATGTAGTTGATCCATTAAATCCAATGTTAACGTCAAAGAATCATGCAGACTTACTATTGCAGAAAGCCGGACATGCCAGTCTAGTGAAGACCCAATCAAATGAATGGTATATTGTCCATTTATGTAGTCGTCCTCTTAAGCCGCAAATGAGGTGTATATTAGGACGTGAGACAGCGATTCAGAAGGTGTATTGGACTGATGATGGCTGGTTAAGGCTTCAAGAAGGAAATAACCCAAAAGTTGAGGTCAATGCCCCGCAATTATCTGAGCACTACTTCGAAGAAAATTGTGAAATTGATCACTTTAATAAAGAACAAATCAATATCCATCTTAGCGCATTGCGCGAATTTGCAAGCGAGGAGTGGGTTTCATTAACGACAAGGCCAGGCTATTTAAGAGTGAAAGGCAGAGAATCGCTGAACTCACTTCATAAACAAAGCCTACTTGCTAGAAGGCAGCAAGCATTTACGTTTGAAGCGGAGACAGCCGTTCAATTTGACCCGAGCAATTTTCAACAAATGGCTGGGTTAGTGTATTACTATAATACGAATAATCACTATTACTTATATATAAGTTATGATGAAGAATTAGGTAAGCATATCGGCTTGATTAGCTGTGATAAGGGTAGATATAATGAACTGAGTTTTCAGAAGGTATCAGTTGAAGAGTCGGCTAACATATTGTTAAAGATAACTGTTGATCACCAAAAACTACAATTCTATTATTCAGAAGATAAAGTCCAATGGGAAAAAATCGGTGCTGAATTGGATGCTAGTATTCTTTCTGATGATTACATCACTAATTATGAAGATGGTTCGGCTACTGAATTAGCTTTCACCGGGGCGTTTATTGGCATGGCAGTACAAGATTTGACTGGTCAACAGAAGCATGCGGATTTTGATTATTTTAAGTATATTGAACATGATTAAGCTGATAATAGTTTTGGTGTGAATCGAACAATAAACAATTTTAACGTAAGTTTACGCTGATTAGGGCTGTATCTGTATAGAGACAGCCCTTTTAATATCTAATAATTTTCTTCAATTCTTAGGTAGCTACATTAAATCAGGATAATATAGTTGTTCTCTGTATGCTAAACTGCTATTCAAGTTAATTCATAGAAATCGTTAATAGAAGAACTTTAGAGTTTTTTGTTGTGGAAATTTTACAATCGAGACTTCATAAAATTATACATCAGTTGAGCATGACGGCCTTTTTCAGTATAAGGATTGACTTTTGGGCGTAGTTGGCGAACAAACATTAAATCACATTCATAAGTTCTGCCGTATATACGGTAGCATTCGTCATGTGCCTTACATGCTGCATCAACATCATTGATTGGAGCACCAGGTCCACTACAGCCTGGGCCACACCATCTATAGCCGGGGAAAAGGCACCTTCTCGGACGCAAACTCGTCCTCCTTATAATCACAGTGGTGAAACCCCCTTTCAATCAATTTTTCCACTTATTATTAAACCGTTCAGAAGAAGGATATTTCGCGTTAATAAAGGAATGTTTTGATAATTAGTATATGAATGGAAATGTTATAGTGAGTGTTTCTTCACCTAGTAAATTACACATCAGTTACAAATAGTTAGAATGCGTAGTTTAAGAGGAATTTTTATTGAAACTAACTGTGAGATGGTCAAGAAAGCAACAATCTATACGAAAACAGCCTTGTGAAAAAGATGTTTTAACTTTTGTAGAATATAGGCTGAGGACAGGTTAAAGATAAATTTTGATGAACAGATAGATAGGTATATGAATGATGAAGGCTAACTAAACCAAAATAGAAAGTACGGAATAACCATGATTCGGTGCCGCTCATAATTGGAATAAAGCTTTTTAGAATAAGAGAGCAATTCTAAAGAAATTATGATATTTTGTAATCAGAACACTAGAATTTTACCTTATATTTATTATGAGTTAGATATATTTAGGAGGAGATTAAGTGCAGGGTTTGAAATATTCTGAAAAATACATAAATGTTAATGGAAGTAATTTTTATACGACTAGTGTTGGTGAAGGCGAACCGATTGTTTTTCTTCACGGAGGTCCTGGAAGTGAGCATCGCTTCTTTTTGCCACATATTCTCCCATTAGCGAAAGATTATAAATTAATATTGTATGATCAAAGAGGTTGTGGTAAATCAGAACGATCTAAACAACATGATTATTCTATGGCAGATGAAGTAAACACACTGGAATTACTTCGTGAAAAATTAGGTTATAACAAGCTTAACTTATTTGGTGAGTCTTGGGGATCAATGCTTGCATTATTATATGCAGCAACATATCCGAACAGAGTAAACAAAATACTATTAACTGCTGCAATCGGAGTAACAAAAGAAGGCTTTGAAATGTTTGGAAGAGAAGTAGAGAAAAAACTTCCCAAAGAGGAAAAAGACAAATTAGCCAAATTAGAAATGAGATTAAAAACTGACCATTCGGCTCTGGATCAAATTTTTAGTATTTTAGACCCTTATTATGTATATAATACAGAAGCCTTAAACCGTAAAGAAAAAACCATTAATAATCATGTAGTTAATGAAATGATAGGAAAGGATATACTAAACAACTTTGACTTATCACGAAAGTTAGCTTTGCTCTCAAATATACCAATTTTAGTAGCCCAAGGTAGTCATGATATTTTAACACCAACTTTAATTGAAGACTTGTTGATTAAATATATCCCTCATGCCAGACTAGTAGAAATCGATAAATGTGGTCATTGGACTGTTGTAGAGTGTCCAGAAAAAATGATAGAAATCACCTATGAATTTTTTTCATAAATTATATTTAGTACGAATTGAGAATATTGATCTTTATATATTCATTTTATAAATAAATAGGGGTTTTAATTAATTTTTTCTCAAGGATTTTTAAGTTCAATTAATGCGAAAACAGCCTTTTGGATCGAAGGTTCTGGGTTGTGATAACATGATATTTTTATTGTGATGACGTTATAAGGGATAACAACTTATAACGTTTTTAACTAATCATCATACAAAGACATAAATGTATTAACTGTACATTTTTGCCTCCGTCTTATAATCTCGACGGAGGCAAAAAAATGTATACCAAGGTTAAAAGCTTTATTATTCATCAATCTTTATGACAGACTGTTCTCTACACATACCTAAGTTAGCTTTTAGAATATTATGTTCTTTTACTTTCTTTTCCTATAATGGCTTTACGAGCGATGTCTTTATCATCAAGCTGAATGGTTTTATCTTTTAGAATTTGATATTTTTCATGTCCTTTACCAGCTATCAGCACAACATCATTTTTTGCAGCAATCTTAATAGCTTGATTGATAGCTTCTTCACGGTTAACTATGTTGTCATATTGTAGTGAAGGGGACTCTATGATCCCTTGATTAATATCAGTCATAATGTTATGTGGGTCTTCAGAACGTGGATTATCAGAAGTAATTATTACAATATCACTGTATTTGCTAGCTATGTTACCCATTATTGGTCGTTTTAACGTATCTCTATCTCCACCACATCCAAATACAGTAATTACCCTCCCAGTTGCAAAATCTTTAATGGAAGTTAGTACATTTTCTAAAGCATCAGGTGTATGTGCATAGTCTACTAAAACAACATAATCTTGACCTTCATCGATAACCTCCATTCTACCATCGATACTTTTTAATTGAGACAAGCTTTTTTTAATGCTTTGAAGTGGGATGCCTTCAACTAATGTTGCTGCTATAGCTGCTAATACATTGTAGACATTAAACAGTCCTACTAATTGGAGGTTTATGTCAACTTCGCCTTTAAAAGTAGCAAGATGAAAATGAATCCCTTTTGATGTCATATTTATATTTGTGGCAGAAATATCTGCATCATTGTTTATCCCATATGTAATAACTTCTGATGAGGCTATTTTGCGAAAATAGTGGTAAGATGGATCATTAGCATTTAAAATAGCATATTTTTTTTCATTTGGATTAAATGTATTACCTAATCTAGTGAACAATAGACCTTTTGTATTTCTGTAGTCTTCAAACGTTCCGTGATAATCAATGTGATCTTGAGTAAGGTTTGTAAAAATAGCCGTTCTAAAGTTGCAACCTAACACTCTATTCATATCTAACCCTTGAGATGTAACTTCCATTACACAATAATCTGTGTCGCAATCCCTCATTCTTCGAAGGTTATGTTGCAGTACTGGAGGTTCCTGTGTATTTATATCAGAAGGGACTACTTTACCGTTAATTTTTGTCCCATTGTTTCCCATCAAACCTGTTGTATAGTTATAATCTGATAGTATCTTATCTATGATGTAAGATGTAGTAG
The Cytobacillus sp. IB215665 genome window above contains:
- a CDS encoding alpha/beta hydrolase, with amino-acid sequence MQGLKYSEKYINVNGSNFYTTSVGEGEPIVFLHGGPGSEHRFFLPHILPLAKDYKLILYDQRGCGKSERSKQHDYSMADEVNTLELLREKLGYNKLNLFGESWGSMLALLYAATYPNRVNKILLTAAIGVTKEGFEMFGREVEKKLPKEEKDKLAKLEMRLKTDHSALDQIFSILDPYYVYNTEALNRKEKTINNHVVNEMIGKDILNNFDLSRKLALLSNIPILVAQGSHDILTPTLIEDLLIKYIPHARLVEIDKCGHWTVVECPEKMIEITYEFFS
- a CDS encoding phospholipase, which gives rise to MRPRRCLFPGYRWCGPGCSGPGAPINDVDAACKAHDECYRIYGRTYECDLMFVRQLRPKVNPYTEKGRHAQLMYNFMKSRL
- a CDS encoding glycoside hydrolase family 43 protein; this encodes MSMIRNPILKGFNPDPSILRVGEDYYIATSTFEWTPGVQIHHSKDLKNWCLLTHPLTRKSQLNMLGNPDSGGVWAPCLSYENGIFYLVYTHVKSLTGAYKDTHNYLITAKDIMGPWSEPVYLNSSGFDPSLFHDDDGKKWLLNMVWDHRQGKNPFHGIVMQQYSEEEQKLIGPTRQIFKGTNLGCTEAPHMYKKDDYYYLMVAEGGTGYEHAVTIARSKSLLGEYVVDPLNPMLTSKNHADLLLQKAGHASLVKTQSNEWYIVHLCSRPLKPQMRCILGRETAIQKVYWTDDGWLRLQEGNNPKVEVNAPQLSEHYFEENCEIDHFNKEQINIHLSALREFASEEWVSLTTRPGYLRVKGRESLNSLHKQSLLARRQQAFTFEAETAVQFDPSNFQQMAGLVYYYNTNNHYYLYISYDEELGKHIGLISCDKGRYNELSFQKVSVEESANILLKITVDHQKLQFYYSEDKVQWEKIGAELDASILSDDYITNYEDGSATELAFTGAFIGMAVQDLTGQQKHADFDYFKYIEHD
- a CDS encoding UDP-N-acetylmuramoyl-L-alanyl-D-glutamate--2,6-diaminopimelate ligase, with the translated sequence MRLQEIASLFTIKRTEGNLETEITGLQMDSRKIVKGNLFICVPEIKGFLKDRHLFAKDAVKNGAAALIVEKDVEDVDVKIPKIFVKDARHALAIIASHFYNYPSHEMKLIGITGTNGKTTTSYIIDKILSDYNYTTGLMGNNGTKINGKVVPSDINTQEPPVLQHNLRRMRDCDTDYCVMEVTSQGLDMNRVLGCNFRTAIFTNLTQDHIDYHGTFEDYRNTKGLLFTRLGNTFNPNEKKYAILNANDPSYHYFRKIASSEVITYGINNDADISATNINMTSKGIHFHLATFKGEVDINLQLVGLFNVYNVLAAIAATLVEGIPLQSIKKSLSQLKSIDGRMEVIDEGQDYVVLVDYAHTPDALENVLTSIKDFATGRVITVFGCGGDRDTLKRPIMGNIASKYSDIVIITSDNPRSEDPHNIMTDINQGIIESPSLQYDNIVNREEAINQAIKIAAKNDVVLIAGKGHEKYQILKDKTIQLDDKDIARKAIIGKESKRT